A genomic stretch from Mya arenaria isolate MELC-2E11 chromosome 10, ASM2691426v1 includes:
- the LOC128206774 gene encoding receptor-type tyrosine-protein phosphatase kappa-like yields MTKQLGDFGQFWRMVWQQKVEKIVMVTNLVEGKKTKCEQYWPDHYQRNMFGDIKVVCKDEKLYKDFIWRNFTLFKNSKKRSLHHLQFTSWPDKGVPDDVTSFIEFRQRVNALASTFDGPVVVHCSSGVGRTGTYIALDILTKEGEAEGAIDILGCVLNMRQNRPNMIQTLSQYKYIHQALVHTLTPDRVFIHTFIRREHFSQYMDKSSKQEIQKQFERMQSDHEKKPDNELLATEQNRLLAKKNRKHADIPGISKRPHLNLFMNTDESDYKNAICIDGFKTKNRFLVAKTPLPDTVNDFIALTVQENCSCIVSMEAHLEKHKRIGLYFPGDNQTMKKGIISVQANTDQRARNFVKRMLHFKHEGTTKKDVTIPHFQYLDWDTKHNVPKSTKSFVAFIKEIEAVSKSSNLSGPILLHCLNGAGKSGLFCVVSILLEQLDEDNEVSVVNAVKKVRAGRPLAIPDKEQLYFCYECVLHSVNETDKAVYYNLRGDIQRK; encoded by the exons ATGACTAAGCAGCTCGGCGATTTCGGCCAATTCTGGCGAATGGTCTGGCAACAGAAAGTGGAGAAGATTGTCATGGTGACTAACTTGGTAGAGGGAAAG AAAACTAAATGCGAGCAATATTGGCCTGATCATTACCAAAGAAATATGTTCGGCGATATAAAGGTTGTGTGCAAGGATGAAAAACTGTACAAAGATTTTATTTGGAGAAACTTTACTCTTTTTAAG AATTCTAAGAAACGAAGTCTACATCATCTACAGTTTACGAGCTGGCCAGACAAGGGCGTCCCTGATGATGTCACATCATTTATAGAGTTTAGACAGAGGGTTAATGCCTTGGCGAGTACTTTCGATGGACCAGTAGTTGTGCATTGCAG TTCTGGCGTAGGAAGAACGGGAACCTACATAGCTCTAGACATTCTTACAAAAGAGGGTGAGGCAGAAGGAGCTATAGATATCCTGGGATGCGTTCTCAATATGAGACAAAACAGACCCAACATGATTCAGACCTTG AGTCAATACAAGTATATTCACCAAGCTTTGGTCCATACATTGACTCCTGATCGTGTGTTTATACACACGTTTATAAGAAGAGAACACTTCAGTCAATATATGGACAAATCAAGTAAACAGGAGATACAGAAGCAGTTTGAG agaatGCAGTCGGATCATGAGAAAAAGCCGGATAATGAATTGTTAGCTACGGAACAGAATCGGCTCCTGGCAAAAAAGAACAGGAAACACGCGGATATACCAG GTATCTCCAAAAGACCGCATCTGAATCTGTTCATGAATACAGACGAATCCGATTACAAAAATGCGATATGCATCGAC ggttttaaaacaaagaacCGCTTCTTGGTTGCAAAAACACCTCTGCCCGACACAGTTAACGATTTCATTGCACTTACTGTTCAAGAAAACTGTTCCTGTATCGTTAGTATGGAGGCACACCTGGAAAAGCATAAG agaATTGGCTTATACTTTCCTGGTGACAATCAAACAATGAAGAAGGGAATAATTTCCGTACAAGCAAACACAGATCAAAGGGCAAGAAACTTCGTTAAAAGAATGCTGCATTTCAAGCACGAAGGAACG ACCAAGAAAGATGTGACAATTCCACACTTTCAATATTTGGACTGGGATACAAAGCACAACGTTCCTAAATCGACAAAAAGCTTCGTTGCCTTCATCAAAGAGATTGAAGCCGTATCCAAATCCTCTAACCTGAGTGGACCGATACTATTGCATTGTCT aaACGGTGCTGGAAAGAGCGGCCTTTTTTGTGTTGTCTCGATATTACTTGAACAATTGGATGAAGATAATGAAGTCAGTGTGGTCAATGCGGTGAAAAAAGTCAGAGCTGGAAGACCGCTCGCTATTCCAGATAAG GAACAGCTTTACTTCTGCTACGAGTGTGTTCTCCATTCCGTGAACGAAACCGATAAAGCTGTGTATTACAACCTAAGAGGTGATATCCAGAGAAAATGA